From the genome of Streptomyces sp. NBC_00659, one region includes:
- the egtA gene encoding ergothioneine biosynthesis glutamate--cysteine ligase EgtA — MSDSVSDCTERRRSHVTEAEVEALVRGICFKTGPPRLLGVEVEWLVHELRGPRLRVTPERLEAAYAALRTLPLRSALTVEPGGQLELSSAPAGSLMECVGSVSADLDAVRASLREAGLGLSGFGQDPWNPPSRYLHEPRYDAMERYLDRAGPEGRAMMCTSASVQVCVDAGYEEPGPLGHGRRWWLAHQLGAVLVAAFAHSPMARGRHTGWRSTRQSLWASMDPGRTDAPPLDGDPRAAWARRVLDAPVMCVRAPEGPWEVPEALSFRDWTRSAAPPDREDLAYHMTTLFPPVRPRGHLELRMIDAQPGEDGWIVPLAVTAALFDDRDAAEVAYRTVKPLAERAGPAPAPRNPLWQDAARFGLADPELREAAAVCFAAALEALPRLGATTEVLDAVAEFTERYVARGRCPADDLVGAAASHHDGRSGRRPAGPRQGLSDGKDMNT, encoded by the coding sequence ATGTCCGATTCGGTGAGTGACTGTACGGAGCGACGACGCTCCCATGTCACCGAGGCCGAGGTGGAGGCACTGGTCCGTGGCATCTGCTTCAAGACCGGTCCGCCCCGCCTCCTCGGTGTAGAGGTGGAATGGCTCGTCCACGAGCTGCGCGGGCCCCGGCTCCGCGTGACACCCGAACGACTAGAAGCGGCCTATGCCGCGCTGCGGACCCTGCCCCTGCGTTCGGCGCTCACCGTCGAACCCGGTGGACAGCTGGAGCTCAGCTCCGCCCCCGCCGGCTCCCTGATGGAGTGCGTGGGATCCGTCTCGGCCGACCTCGACGCCGTACGCGCCAGCTTGCGCGAGGCGGGCCTCGGCCTCAGTGGTTTCGGCCAGGATCCCTGGAACCCCCCGAGCCGCTATCTCCATGAGCCCAGGTACGACGCCATGGAGCGGTATCTCGACCGCGCGGGTCCCGAGGGCCGCGCCATGATGTGCACGTCGGCCTCGGTCCAGGTGTGCGTGGACGCCGGGTACGAGGAGCCGGGCCCGCTCGGGCACGGGCGCCGCTGGTGGCTGGCCCATCAGCTCGGCGCGGTCCTGGTCGCCGCGTTCGCCCACTCGCCGATGGCCCGCGGACGGCACACGGGCTGGCGGTCCACCCGCCAGTCGCTGTGGGCGTCGATGGACCCCGGACGCACCGACGCACCGCCCCTGGACGGCGATCCCCGCGCGGCGTGGGCACGGCGTGTGCTGGACGCGCCGGTGATGTGCGTACGGGCGCCCGAGGGTCCCTGGGAGGTTCCGGAGGCGCTCAGTTTCCGGGACTGGACGCGGTCCGCCGCGCCACCGGACCGGGAGGACCTCGCCTACCACATGACCACGCTGTTCCCGCCGGTCCGGCCTCGCGGTCATCTGGAGCTCCGCATGATCGACGCGCAGCCGGGCGAGGACGGCTGGATCGTGCCGCTCGCGGTGACGGCGGCGCTGTTCGACGACCGGGACGCCGCCGAGGTCGCCTACCGGACCGTCAAACCCCTCGCGGAGCGGGCCGGACCGGCACCGGCGCCGCGCAACCCGCTGTGGCAGGACGCGGCGCGGTTCGGCCTCGCCGATCCGGAGCTGCGCGAGGCCGCGGCGGTCTGTTTCGCGGCGGCGCTGGAAGCGCTGCCCCGGCTCGGCGCCACCACCGAAGTGCTCGACGCGGTGGCCGAGTTCACCGAACGCTACGTGGCCCGGGGCCGATGCCCCGCCGACGACCTGGTCGGCGCGGCCGCGTCACACCACGACGGCCGGTCCGGGCGGCGCCCGGCCGGCCCCCGCCAGGGCCTGTCCGACGGGAAGGACATGAACACATGA
- a CDS encoding TIGR02452 family protein encodes MSARLRAIARETEEIVAAGGYRSPSGDAVSVAAAVEAARAGTRMHGPEPVEIPSVTPVVTSFEVTGESSLEAARRLVSGGGDPVAVLNFSSARNPGGGYLNGAQAQEEALCRASALYTCLLRARGFYEHHRAHRDAFYTDRVIHSPGVPVFRDDRGLLLDEPFPAGFLTAAAPNAGVVLRTAPERAADLPGALAIRAERVLETAAAHGYRRLVLGAWGCGVFRNDPEQVARAFRGVLAGGRLEGYFDQVVFGILDRTPGRTTRQAFDRVFASELLGA; translated from the coding sequence ATGAGCGCGCGCCTGCGTGCGATCGCCCGGGAGACCGAGGAGATCGTGGCGGCGGGCGGCTACCGCAGTCCTTCCGGGGACGCGGTGTCCGTCGCCGCCGCGGTCGAGGCGGCGCGGGCCGGGACACGGATGCACGGCCCGGAGCCGGTGGAGATACCGTCGGTGACGCCGGTCGTGACCTCCTTCGAGGTCACCGGCGAGAGCAGCCTGGAAGCGGCCCGCCGGCTGGTCTCCGGGGGCGGGGACCCGGTCGCCGTGCTGAACTTCTCCTCGGCGCGCAATCCCGGCGGCGGCTATCTGAACGGCGCTCAGGCCCAGGAAGAGGCCCTGTGCCGGGCCTCCGCGCTGTACACCTGTCTGCTGCGGGCCCGGGGTTTCTACGAACATCACCGCGCCCACCGTGACGCGTTCTACACGGACCGTGTCATTCACTCTCCCGGCGTACCGGTGTTCCGGGACGACCGCGGCCTGCTCCTCGACGAGCCGTTCCCGGCCGGTTTCCTGACCGCGGCGGCCCCGAACGCCGGAGTCGTCCTGCGGACCGCCCCGGAGCGGGCGGCCGACCTGCCGGGCGCGCTGGCGATCCGTGCCGAACGCGTCCTGGAGACGGCCGCCGCCCACGGCTACCGCCGCCTGGTCCTCGGAGCCTGGGGCTGCGGGGTCTTCCGGAACGATCCCGAGCAGGTGGCGCGGGCCTTCCGTGGAGTGCTGGCCGGAGGCCGCCTGGAGGGGTACTTCGACCAGGTGGTGTTCGGCATCCTGGACCGCACACCGGGCCGGACCACACGCCAGGCGTTCGACCGGGTGTTCGCATCCGAGCTCCTGGGGGCGTGA
- a CDS encoding SPFH domain-containing protein has product MPMVVGVVAGAVVLALIFIVVIFKLMWRVAEPNEALIISGSKHRTEGLEEGMGFRIVTGRGTLVLPGVQAVRKISLDLNETELHVDCVTTQGIPLKVRGVVIFKVGDDFVSIANAGRRFLDQQKMMAERVHNVFAGHLRSIVGGLTVEEMIRDREKLTGQTRAACGTEMEKLGLIVDSLQIHEIEDPTGYIKNLAMPHAAAVQRDARIAQAEANRLATEAEQKAAARMSEATRDSEIQQAGYQAERDKAAATAQMAGPLSAAAAQQDVVVQETRVAELEAHRREQQLQADVRKPADARAYEIRARAEAERDARISAAQAKARETELAAAAEATRVKTAANAEAEATKARGAAAATATRATGEAEAAAAQAKGLAAAEATRAQGLAEAEAIKARAAALAENQEAVVAQQLAENWPEIVQAGASAFGNVDHMVLLNGADGMSDLFAKALTMGGTGLGLARQLLSSMNPEGSPAKNPTAELNGVAAPVGEKVPVEKDEG; this is encoded by the coding sequence ATGCCGATGGTTGTCGGCGTCGTGGCGGGGGCGGTTGTCCTCGCACTGATCTTCATCGTGGTGATCTTCAAGCTTATGTGGCGTGTCGCGGAGCCCAACGAAGCGCTGATCATCTCCGGTTCGAAGCATCGGACCGAAGGACTCGAGGAAGGCATGGGATTCCGCATCGTGACGGGGCGCGGCACGCTGGTGCTCCCCGGTGTGCAGGCGGTGCGGAAGATCTCGCTCGACCTCAACGAGACCGAGCTGCACGTGGACTGCGTGACCACCCAGGGCATTCCGCTGAAGGTGCGGGGCGTGGTCATCTTCAAGGTGGGCGACGACTTCGTGTCGATCGCCAACGCGGGCCGCCGCTTCCTCGACCAGCAGAAGATGATGGCCGAGCGGGTGCACAACGTGTTCGCCGGTCATCTGCGGTCCATCGTCGGCGGGTTGACGGTCGAGGAAATGATCCGCGACCGGGAGAAGCTGACCGGCCAGACCCGGGCCGCGTGCGGCACGGAGATGGAGAAGCTCGGCCTGATCGTCGACTCGCTGCAGATCCACGAGATCGAGGACCCGACCGGATACATCAAGAACCTCGCGATGCCGCACGCCGCCGCCGTGCAGCGGGACGCGCGCATCGCGCAGGCGGAGGCGAACCGTCTCGCCACCGAGGCCGAGCAGAAGGCCGCGGCCCGGATGTCGGAGGCGACCCGGGACAGCGAGATCCAGCAGGCCGGTTACCAGGCCGAGCGGGACAAGGCGGCGGCGACGGCCCAGATGGCCGGACCGCTCTCGGCGGCCGCCGCCCAGCAGGACGTCGTCGTCCAGGAGACACGCGTCGCCGAACTGGAGGCGCACCGCCGCGAGCAACAGCTCCAGGCGGACGTCCGCAAGCCGGCGGACGCCAGGGCGTACGAGATCCGGGCGCGGGCCGAGGCCGAGCGTGACGCGCGGATCTCGGCGGCGCAGGCCAAGGCCAGGGAGACCGAACTCGCCGCCGCGGCGGAGGCGACCCGGGTCAAGACGGCCGCCAACGCCGAGGCCGAGGCGACCAAGGCACGGGGTGCGGCCGCCGCGACGGCGACCCGCGCCACCGGTGAGGCCGAGGCCGCGGCCGCGCAGGCCAAGGGCCTCGCGGCAGCCGAGGCGACCCGGGCCCAGGGTCTCGCGGAGGCGGAGGCCATCAAGGCCCGCGCCGCCGCGCTCGCCGAGAACCAGGAGGCGGTCGTCGCCCAGCAACTCGCCGAGAACTGGCCGGAGATCGTCCAGGCGGGCGCGAGCGCGTTCGGCAACGTGGATCACATGGTGCTGCTCAACGGCGCCGACGGCATGTCGGACCTGTTCGCCAAGGCACTCACCATGGGCGGCACCGGCCTGGGCCTGGCACGCCAGTTGCTCTCCTCGATGAACCCGGAGGGGAGCCCGGCCAAGAACCCGACGGCGGAACTCAACGGGGTCGCGGCTCCGGTCGGCGAGAAGGTGCCCGTGGAGAAGGACGAGGGGTGA
- a CDS encoding type II toxin-antitoxin system PemK/MazF family toxin, with the protein MTAFTDDTEEDVPGRYGPTATTEAEPRKVGPVKTEYSPAHDGDPDPGEIVWTWVPFEENDGRGKDRPVLVVAREVAGTLLAVQLSSKAHNGDREWVAIGSGPWDRTGRDSWVNVDRVLRLHEDGMRREACALDRMRFNSVVHRLRERYGWR; encoded by the coding sequence GTGACTGCCTTTACCGATGACACCGAAGAAGACGTCCCCGGCCGCTACGGCCCGACCGCGACCACCGAGGCCGAGCCCCGCAAGGTCGGCCCCGTGAAGACCGAGTACTCCCCCGCCCACGACGGCGACCCCGATCCCGGTGAGATCGTCTGGACGTGGGTGCCCTTCGAGGAGAACGACGGCCGGGGCAAGGACCGCCCGGTACTGGTCGTGGCCCGGGAGGTCGCGGGCACGCTGCTCGCCGTCCAGCTCTCCAGCAAGGCGCACAACGGCGACCGCGAGTGGGTGGCGATCGGCAGCGGTCCGTGGGACCGGACCGGGCGGGACTCCTGGGTGAACGTGGACCGCGTGCTGCGACTGCACGAGGACGGGATGCGGCGGGAGGCGTGCGCGCTGGACCGGATGCGTTTCAATTCCGTGGTCCACCGACTGCGGGAGCGGTACGGCTGGCGCTGA